In a genomic window of Erigeron canadensis isolate Cc75 chromosome 5, C_canadensis_v1, whole genome shotgun sequence:
- the LOC122602408 gene encoding PTI1-like tyrosine-protein kinase At3g15890 codes for MGSAFSCCDSEKVDQGVPTGNGDSPWRIFTFKELHSATNGFSEDNKLGEGGFGSVYWGKTSDGLQIAVKQLKSMNSKAEMEFAVEVEVLGRVRHKNLLGLRGYCASAEQRLIVYDYMPNLSLLSHLHGQFAAEVQLDWKKRMKVAIGSAEGLLYLHHEVTPHIIHRDIKASNVLLDSNFEPLVADFGFAKLIPDGVSHMTTRVKGTLGYLAPEYAMWGKVSESCDVYSFGILLLELVTGRKPIEKLPGGVKRTITEWAEPYIEKGRFRDLADPKLRGNFDEDQLKQFINAAALCVQSEPERRPNMKEVVGLLKGYEPKSKVMQLRLKSVKYGDDLVAMDQASDDEEEEDDDDNDYDDDEKGGGYDESYGVFGAMSNVQKMHDPYKRYADRMGKKG; via the exons ATGGGTTCTGCATTCAGCTGTTGTGATTCAGAAAAGGTTGATCAAGG AGTTCCGACGGGCAATGGTGATTCTCCGTGGCGAATCTTTACTTTCAAGGAGTTGCATTCAGCAACTAATGGTTTTAGTGAAGATAACAAGCTTGGAGAGGGAGGCTTTGGAAGCGTTTATTGGGGGAAAACGTCAGATGGTCTTCAG ATAGCAGTGAAGCAATTGAAATCGATGAATTCAAAAGCAGAGATGGAATTCGCAGTTGAAGTAGAAGTTCTTGGAAGGGTGCGACACAAGAATTTGTTGGGATTAAGAGGTTATTGTGCTTCAGCTGAACAACGACTTATAGTCTATGATTACATGCCCAATCTTAGCTTATTGTCTCACCTTCATGGCCAATTTGCTGCTGAAGTCCAACTTGATtggaaaaagagaatgaaagtTGCCATCGGTTCCGCTGAAGGACTACT GTACTTGCACCATGAAGTTACTCCTCACATAATCCATAGAGACATAAAGGCAAGTAACGTCCTCCTTGATTCAAACTTCGAACCACTAGTCGCGGATTTTGGGTTTGCAAAGTTAATCCCAGATGGTGTTAGCCACATGACCACCAGGGTCAAGGGTACCCTGGGTTACCTTGCCCCCGAATACGCCATGTGGGGCAAGGTTTCAGAAAGCTGCGATGTCTACAGCTTTGGAATTCTTCTACTCGAACTAGTAACCGGAAGAAAACCAATTGAGAAACTCCCTGGAGGTGTTAAACGTACGATAACCGAATGGGCTGAACCATACATTGAAAAAGGCAGGTTTCGGGATCTAGCTGACCCAAAATTAAGAGGCAATTTTGATGAAGATCAGCTAAAACAGTTTATAAATGCGGCTGCACTTTGTGTGCAAAGTGAGCCCGAAAGGAGGCCCAATATGAAGGAAGTTGTTGGGCTGCTTAAAGGGTATGAGCCTAAAAGTAAAGTGATGCAATTAAGGTTAAAAAGTGTCAAATATGGGGATGATCTTGTGGCTATGGATCAAGCTAGtgatgatgaggaagaagaagatgacgACGACAACGATTACGATGATGACGAAAAGGGTGGAGGGTATGATGAGAGTTATGGAGTATTTGGTGCTATGAGTAATGTCCAAAAGATGCATGATCCATATAAGAGGTATGCAGACAGAATGGGGAAGAAAGGGTGA